ttcatatAATGCAGAGAATTTGTCAAGCAATGCAGAATTGTTAAGTGGGGGGGTCATTAAACCGGACAGTATTAATAAGTCTTTAGATATTGAATCAGCTACTTCCTCTTTAAACCACGACCAGATTGGCGAAGTTGCCTCTTCAAGTGCGTTAGAGGATAAATCTTTAGGAAGTCCTTCATACATGAGcaacaaatatatatcatcaGTTAAAAGAGAAGGAAACGTGAGTTTAGTGTCAGGATATGTTGAAGAAGTTAGactaaaatatattaagaCTGCCAATTTTCTTCAAGCACCCCCTAATTTGCCAATTAGTTTGAAACAAAAGAATAATGTTATAAGACCACAAAATATGAAAGTTAGGATAAGGACTAGTTCCAAACAAGTCGGTATTAAGCATGGGAAGATTAAGAGTAAGCTACTGTCTTTAGAAACAATATCTGATGAGGCTAAAGcgaataaaattgaaactaaCTTGGTAGATCACACTAAAGAATTTCATAACttaatgaataaaaaagatCAGATACCAGAACAATCTGATGAAGATTCAGATAATGATGTTGAAAGTTACTTGAAGGATATTCCAGGGGATAATGCTTACAATAGCGATGACATATTTGAACCATTGCGAGAAAAAAAGgacaataataatgactTGGCAAGATCTAATACGACAACAAGCTATTACACCAAAGCACAgcaaagaagaaagagaacAGGTACTTTGGataataattattcaaatttgcATGATTTACCAAcagatattaatattaatgacTACTTAGAAAATGAGATAGAAAAGgttgaagatattaaagatgatgatatgCCTTTAGAGCCATATATTTCTGTCGGTGGATTACATATAACTAATCCAGATACGGATTCCGATTAGAATTTCACATTTAGAAATTAGGCTGTTAATTTTATGAAGACTAACTTCATATATAGGATTGTATAgcaataaatattattaataatgttcTTGAAATGATTATTATCAGGTATACAAGCTTAAATAGTTTTATAGGTAATATTTACTATATGATCATGTATTGGTCTGCTGTTTTATTTACAGGGAGAGTATGAATCttatttctttataatataCTAGGGTAGGCTTATTATTCAATGTAGTATTAAAATTCTTGATTTTTAGAACCATTGAATGGAATTTGGAACCCGCTGATTAAAGTTCTTGCTTGAGCATCGGTCTGTGCAGATGTATTAATGTTAATATGCATACCAAATGATACAGGCCATAAATCTTGATTGCTATCGATTTCTGGGAAGAATCTTACATCACTTGGTGTTAAACCAAAAGATATACTACCAAATTTATTTCCGGATGTATTACTGATACCTTTGTATTCTCTTATTCTTGGTAATACAATTTCTGACAAAGTTAACAAAAATTGGGTCATTGGGCGACCCTTTAATTCCACCTTAGCACCCATATGGTTACCTTTCCTGACCTTCCAGGAAGGAACATCAGTTCTTGAATATAGTGGGATTGGTTTTACTCCAGTGATTTGTTGCAATTGTAAGCTTGCAGAGATCGCTAAAAGAGGATTTTCTTTCGCTTGAGAAACGTAACAGTTCAACACAACGCTTTCAATATTTGGTATATTTTTCCAATCTATTGGATTAACATCAGGTAACTGAGATTTAGAACCTTTGGGATTCTTGGTTCTTCTATTCAAATGGTATGGAGATGTGCCATCCCATGGTCTTCTTTTCAAaccttcaatttttttctttccaTGAGAGTAAGTCATTAACAATAAGTCACTTTGTAACGTGTTCAAATAATGTTCCTGGCCTCTGTCTTGACAAACTGCTACTGGTTTAAAAGCGGGAGATctgatatcatttttattaaaattcaaTTCTGGAAATCTAGGAGATAACTTGGCCTTATCAATTTTCACCAAATGATGGACTGGTTTTACAATAGAACATGCTGATTTCGCTAAAGCAGAACCTGTGAAAAAACCTCTACACAAATTATAATTCACCGCTAATCTTTGCATCTTTTCAATCTTAAGGAACTTTGTACTTATGATGGCAATTGAATAGCTTAACACCAAAGAGTTCGAATCAAAGAATAACCTTCAGGTACACGTACTTTCCTTTCCTTAAAATAGTATATTGAGAGTTGTATACTATCTTCAATTTACCGCTATATACTTCGAGCAAGTTGggtttaatatatattcaaatattcaaatatatgtatcCTATGCTTCGACCGTTCATTGAATTCTCAAAATTCcataatatttgaaatgtGAATAGAGAGAATCATTCTGTACGTTGGTTATACTGGAGTAAGAAGCCGAAACAAAacttgaaatattaatggAAATCTAATAGTTAGCAATCCATCGATTTagaataaatcaatatgTTAAATGgaatgatttattattcaGGAAGTAATTTTTAAGTATGTAAAGTGCAAATTCATCTGAGCAGGATACTAAAAAATCTTAAGGaattattttgtatttGTGTGAATTGAATTGGGTGATCTGAGTGTAAATAAAAGACAGACATTTAGAAGGTTCATAAAAGGGAAGAAAACTATTACGCTGCTATGAAATTTGCGTTTGATGACTTATTGAATTCTAGTGAGAATGATGATCTATTAGATAAGGTGGTTACGAGTGAGAATATCCAAGAATCTCCTTTATCTTCTCCTAATTTAGATTATACATATATCAATGAAAGTGAAGAGGATGAAAGTATTCCACATCTTCGATTGCCAAGGAAGCAACTAGATAATGAAATCATGATAAACAGTTTAAACAAGGTGAACAATATGAATAGCTTTGTTGAGTTACGTAAATCTGAAGAGACCCCAAGTCTCAATCCTGAACTTCTTCAATACATGAAGGATCTAGACTTAGATTCTAGATTGCCCAGGATAAATGTATCGTTACATGTATTAGTTTCAAACAATGGCAATCTCttagttaataataacCAAGCAGATGGTTCTTTGGAAACTGTAAAGAAGATTGAGATTGACAACTCAAAGGAAAAAGCGGTTCTATCGATACAACATTCATTTACTTCGAGATTGAATGCACTAGTAAATAGCAATTTAGAGCAAGTTAAAGATATTAAGAAACGTAAAAAAGAGGAAGAACAGAGGATACGTAAAGAGAGAGAAGACAGAGAACGTAAGatagaagaagaaagaagacGTAAAAAGGCTGAGGAAGAACTGAAACGCaaagaggaagaagaacGATTGAGACTCGAAAAAGAAGCACTTGAtaaacaaaagaaagaattagAGCTTAAAGAAAAAGCTCGAAAGGAGGAAGAGGCATTGAAGACGCAACAAGAGAAATTGGCAGAATTGAAATACAATCAAAATGTTGGCAAAGAAATTACAAACTTCAAAGAGATTAATAAAACGTTCttatattataaagataaaataaaagaaatcaagCGTGATATAATTGAACCTGTTAAAAATGgtgataaaaatttcaagagTATACTATCGAAGCATAAGCGTAAAATAAATCCAAAATTCGGTCAATTGACCAACAGCACCCagcaattaaaaaatgtttatGAGGAACTGACAAAACTCGTTGACGAAACAAAGACAAATCAATTATCATATAATTGgatattgaatttcatATGTAAGGCAATAGTATCTCAAGCAGAAACCGAGGTTCGAGTCAAGCCAGCATCTTCATTAGCACTTGGGAAGTTATCTGTTTTATTAATGATTAGATATGAAGAATTGacagaattattgaaagcaagatttattaaaaaatgtcCATTTGTTATAGGTTTTTCATGTAAAATTGATACAGAAGAAGGTAGGCTAAGGATGGGATGGAAACGTAAGGAAGATAATAAATGGGAAGAAGAGACGACATATGACGAAAGAATGGGAGGTATGGTTACTTTATTTTCTGTAATCACTAGATTACCTGTTTCTACTGAATTTAATGGAATTACTGCTGAATCGAGAAATCCTATCCCAATAAGTGAATCGTGGAGATTCCTTGCAAGGATTTGTAACATGgataaagaattattaacaaaCTCGCATTTCATCATTTTATGTTCGTGGTGGGAAGCAGCAGGGAAGCAGTTTGTTGAGCATTATGGAAAGCAGGGAGAAAAGCTATTGCGATTGGTTGCTGGAAACCTAATAAACTCAGTTTCTGCTTCCAAATTTATTGGTGCCGCAAGATTATCGATTCTAATTGAAGAATGGATCACAACAGGTAGCATCAAATCATTCCCCGAAATGGATGCGTAATGATCATCAGATACTTAATACAGCATGTATGAGAAAGGGAAGTACATCCAAAATTAAACTACGAGATCTCCATGGTACTCAATTGGCAAAGGTCACTAAACAGCATATAATATAGAATAAACTAACTCActaacaatatttaaacttttaaatataattattaatcattttataatttattagtaAATACAATTACTAATGCATTTGTTATTAGCAGTTTAAATGTCGGCGCTGAGCCGCATTGATTTGTTCTAGAAAATTTAAGTATTAgcaattttgaaaaacttCGAACTTCCTGattgaaataatttaagaACAGAgagaaatatatatataaggtAAGGTTAACAACGTAGACATCTTGACGTAGTAACAGCGAGGGGAGAGACACACAGAAAGGAACAACTAAATTTTTGTGAAAGTGCACTCTTTAGCATAAATTAAACAAGAACAATTTACCATAATGAGAGCGGTTGACGTTGCTATACCTGAAGTACCACAAGCTCCATATCCTATATTTTGTTCTGAGTTCAACGAAGTGATCAATGGATTTGGTCGCGGATCTAGTGAATTAGGTATTCCTACTGCTAATATCGATATTGACAAACTTCCAAGCATAATCAATGACGACCTGTCATTGGGAGTCTATTTTGGATATTGTCAATTGATGGAGAATGATGCATTgaatattaacaataacGGGACTGAAACATCTTCGAATATAAAATTCAGAGAAGATGGCAGTGAAGTGATATACAACTACGGAGCTCAATTGAATGCAAGCAATGGAGATTTGGAGAAGTTGCCTGTGGTATTATCAGTGGGTAAGAATCCgttttataataatgagCAAGATGTGGATGCGATTCAGAAGACAGTGGAATTGCATATACTGCATGACTTTGAATCTGATTTCTATGGAGCATTgatcaaattcaatattcttGGATACATTAGACCGGAATTGAATTATACTTCCAAAGAACAATTAATCGATGATATTAATACTGACATCGAAATAGCGAGATCAACATTACTCAAGCCGACCTATCTAAAATACAAGGACCTATTATAATGCATAATCAACTTTTGATACAGTagaagtatatatatatgtgtgtgtgtgtgtgtgtgtgtgtgtgtgtgtgtgtgttttTGATCATCACAAgctaataaataatgaataagAAGCATACAAATTGCCTTTTAGTAAACATATATACGTCACATGACTGCATATATACTCCCCGGCAGCGCGCACACAAACACACACGTTACCCGACACACGTACATACACAGATACCCACACAGTCAAGCGCAATAAGTACAGAGAACCACTATGACACAGACCTATAGACTTTTTGATACGGTCGTAACAGTACCACCACGTCGGTGCCCACTGACAGCATCCAGCGCTGAATAATTAGACTCAAACCGCAAAACACCTCGCATCACACAATACAAGCTGCTGCGCATCAATTCATTACCTTCTATACCGTCCATGGCACCATTAGTGAATGATCACAGCGGGCGTTGGCTGTTGTCCTTCTCCAGCGggaaacaaaaattttcagTGTTGTTGGTCCCGAAAACACTGCAAACGGCGTTCTTCGGGTTTCTGATGTCGTTCACCCGCCGGCCCTCTCTGGGTGTCTCTTGGCGTCTCGTGCGCGTGTCTTTCTCCATCGTAGCGTTTCTCTTCGATCCCATCGACGACGCTAGTACCTGGCCAGCAGTAGTGGAGGCTGCAAACACCAATGGTAGGTAAAGACCGCTCAACCGCTGCCACTCTACAAAATAACGCTAACCAATGCATAGTCGTATAGTCTCTCTAGCTTCGCGAGCAGAGGTGGTCGCGTCCAAAGTACTACCATCTTCACAGCTGAACCCATCTAGCCAAACTAATGGAATGGCAAGGtctctttctctttctaTTAATATGTGTTCTGACGAACACATATTAAGCTCATTGAACTGGTGGTCCCTTGCGCTGTATGTCGGTCCTGCTTAAACTTCGGCTGAACTTTTCTACTCAACCAATATATCTCTGTCTATATTTAGGTTAATGCTGTTTCTCTATGACGCCCTCGCTTCTCGGTGCTGGATGTTATCTACTaaaattcttcatttttagtAATTAACTATCTTACTACccaaaaaatcaaaatatccATGTCGCTGATCAACTTAACTTcctttcttttcattttcagcTAGccttaaaatattcaaactTTCCTATACTGCCATTcgcatatatatatatatatatatcatgttattttataaaGGATATTGTTATTTGATTTTCATTCCCTACtatttaatattcttttgTGGCAATCTTTACTATTcattatatacatatttacTTTCATTTATTTCGTTCCGTTTATACTTGGAGGttacatatacatatatctatagatagatatatatacaacGAAGTGAACTTCTTAAGCCATGTCTACTgaacaaaagaaagattGTTGCGCTTGCAAATGCATCACTGAATGTGATGTTTTAACTTGGAAAAATCCAATTGAAACTGGCAAATTATTTGGTGCAAGTTTACTTGCcattttattcattaaaaatgttaatattttaacatttttaagTAAAACTTTGTATCTAGTTTTCTTCACAACAGGTTCAATCGAATTCATTACTAATTTGCTATTAGGCAATGGTAACGGTTTAGTCACTAAATATGGCATTCAAAACTGTCCAAACACAGTAGGTTTCATTAGACCTTATGTTGACGAATTTTTAAAGCAATTGCCAATTAAGCAGGCTGCTATGAGAAAATTGGTATTCGCAGCCTCCCCAAAAAATACTTTGAAAGCTGGTGCTTTATTCTGGTTCTTACATAAAGTCTTCAGTTTAATCTCGTTCACTAATCTATTAATAATCGTCGATTTAATCGCTTTCACTTTACCAATTGTTTACAAAAGCTATCAAACTGAAATTGATCAAGTTGTTAAacaaattattgaaatctTACAAAAGAACTTAGAAGTCGCAAAGAAACAGGCTTGTGAAAAGGCTAAGCCAACTTTACAATCCTTAGACAAGAAATTAGGTCCAGTCTCTAAATTGATTAAGTCGAAATTAAACATTGATGACAAGAAGAACGAATCAGAATCCACTGCTGCTTCCTCTTCTGCTCCAGCTGCCGCCACTTCTGGTTCGGAATTCCCTTCTGTTCCAGCTTCTCAACCAATCTCTGAAGCCATCAACGCTGCTGCTGAAGACGCTTCTAAGAAAGCTGAAGAGTTATCAaactaattttaattaGATCGAATATTATATAACGAAATTAGAAGTCAATGAAGTTATATGGTAGGTTAACTACATAtacaattaattatttgtgttttttttacTTATTTAGCTTTATCTGTAGAGTAATTGatttcatcatttgaattatatacaaatacCAATGTTACTAATATTAcattgttttttttcttaaatCGTTAATTATAAGTTACTAATacattatcatttattttatcgTCTCTTTTGCATACAgcatttatataaataaatttattttaaattatttaaactGGAATGCCATATTGTCGTAGCTTTTCCTTTGCCCTTAAATGTCCTAATTTGCTAGCTATTTCATACCTATTGATAGCTCTATTCATATCTTGTTTACAACCTATTCCATACTCAAAATAAGACCCTAAAATAAACTCAGCTTTACTAAATTTACCATCACTCAATTGACAACTTTTAAGTACCCAAGTAAATGATTCAACTAAATTGGGTCTCAATACGTTGGGACAACCAGTTAAATACCATCCTGCAATCGATAACATTGCTACAGCATTGGGATTGGTCTTCACTGATTTCATGTACCAGGCAATGGATTTTTCACCGCATACAGGTAAATTAAGGTATCCATTTTCGTAACAGTACCCCAGTTTCCATTGAGATAATGAATGATTGAACTCTGTCGCACATTTGTAATAGTATCTCAAGGATTTGGAAGGATCTTTGTGCATATTGGAATCAATCAATAGTTTTTTTATAGGGCTTAATAGGTTATCaaattcatatattttGGCAAGCTCATATACTGATTGAGAATTTCCACTCTCTTCAAACCAATTCACTGATAATCTAACATCAGGTTGTATTATGCGCTGCCTGCTTacttcattaatattattgtttaatCCATATAAGTAACACATACCTAACTTATACATACAAAGTTTGTTTTGGCATATCAATGCACCTTTCTCATAAAAACCAATAGCTTTCTGAATCATGTGTTCTCTTGTAATGCCCTTAGAAGGATCAGTTGAGATCCCTCTTTCAAATTCGCAACAAATACCAGCTCTATAAAAACTATCAGAATGATTAAATTTTGCAGCTATTTGGTATAATTCAAATGCTCTTGCATCATCTCTtccaataatatttttgtctttaattttaagatAAGGCTGGTGAGAATATAAGGTGGccattaaatatatagcCTTGGGGTACTTATTCGAAATCAATTTGCTCAATACTTTAAATGAGTGAtcaatcattattttctggTTTTTAATAACCTCTTCAGGCGTTAACTTTCTTGTTAATCGCTCtgcatttatattatattgagAAATAAAAGAGTCCTTGAATgcatattcaaataaagtTTCACACCATTTAAATTGCACTTCATTTGTAAAATTCGAAGAATCATCAAGAGTAcgtttatatatttcataaaAATCGATTGCCTCAGGTGGATATGATGATAGATCAATATTTCTACTCTGcttgatattattgttttttgtattattaagATTGCTCGTTTGTGTTGGGGGAACTTCGTTATCTGATGGAGTTCTTTCATATTGAATTCTAGAAGGGTTCTTCATCATGGCAGGCTTTGACTGAGGTTGGCTGAGTATCATATCAGGAGCTGTTACAATTGAAGTCTCTGACGAAGCAAATGAATTGGAAGATGCATTAAAGGAAGGTTGGTTTATTACTGGAGTTCTATTATTGGGTTTTCCCAATTGGTTATTTGCATCAAAATATGAAGGATTTGATATCGCATCGCTATTCTGAGAACTATTCATTTTGAAAGTTTGCTCTACCGGCGTGTGTACTGGAGTTACATAAGTATGCGGTTTGGATGGAAAGTTTGTACCAGTTACTGGAGCACGATGATTAACTTCTATACTATCGTCGATTGGGTATGGTGTATGctttgtatttttatttattcgTGGTGATACTTCGTTAGTCTGCTGATTCGGTGGAAATTCTTTCATATGGTTTTGGTATCTTTGATTATCATAATATTGAGAATTTTCATATTTGTAATCCATAGCGAAACCAACTTGCTATTTTCCTGATTCACGTATTCCCAAAACACGATAACGTATCGTAATATAAACTATGATAGATGCGTATTACTGCTATGTTGTTGTAAAACTTTGTATTATCATAAAAACTGTCGCCTCCCTATATCTTTCAAAatgtaaatttattagatttgagaaagaaatagaaaaaatacaatacaatttaaattgatattgttgAATTGTTGCTCCACTAAAGATATGAAAACTATGTTTTACACTAATGTACTCAAAATTTGTAGTAATATTCATAtggttattaaaatattctattAATTTAACTCTCtagtttaattaaaatcttttttaCTTTCTCATTTTTTGTTCACATTCTTAAAAGAGCGTCCGAACAATGTAATGTAATAATAACGGTATATGAATTGAAAGATGctaaaaattatatgaagGTCAAAGAATATCGGTGTTATAGTAATTGtctattatttaatatggatatttatacaatataattatttctaACAGTTATTAGTATGTTATATTGTCTCCAGTGCATTTATATCTTGAAATTTAGCTATTGTCATGGATTGTAGATTGGTCTGCAAAATCGGGATATTCAGACTCTTCCATGGTGTTTCCAAAGTcttgttcattttcaaGCTCTGGTTTTCGCTCATGCTTTTCGAATTCTGTATGCATATCTGATAGAATATTCGTTCCTGGTAGAAGTAGCTTTTCTACGCTAGTGATGCCATTGTTCTGCTCCTGTCGACTTAGCGATTTGATATGATCTGGATTTGTATTTCTAGATGGTGGCATGATTGGCAAAGAAAAcgaattatcaaaattcGAATCAACATCTTCATGTTCTTCATTATCCATTTGGTCACTTTCCGATTTGGTATCGGAGTCTttagtttcatttttgaGTGGCGAAGTGATATAATTTTCGTTAGTTATGGAATTTGCATTGTCACTTGTGCATATAAATTTATGTGGAGTTGACATAAGTTCAGGATTTTCATTTACTATCTTATTTTCGTTCACATCTGATGTTGTTACCTTAGGACTTACCGCGATCTTTCCATTATTTTCAGCAGTCACTATTTTGgaaacaatattttcttttagaGTTGGAAGTTCTTCTTCCCCGTTTATATGTTGATCAGTTTCCTGGTTATTCTTTATCTGTTGAAACTcctcatcttcttcatcacttTCGTAATTAAACGGATCATTCGAATCAGATAGTAAATTATCTAATCCACCTCCAGACCAACCTTTTCTTGCAATATTTTCTGATATTTCCACCTGAGCCCTAGTTGTACTAGCgacattttttaaaacattattgCAAGTATCTTCCACTAGTTTATAACAATCTTGAAAATAGTGATGTTTCAAAGTCTCAACTTGATCGAGTTGAAATTGTAGATTATTTAGACTTTGTCTATatgttaaaatatttcttatttttttcttcgATAGTTCTGCATTTCTTTTCTCTTGTAGTTTCAAACTACTACTCAACTccataaaattatttttgaattctttagtcaattttttattctcttctttaaaatttgttaactcctgaagaatattttcattcaataAATCGTTTATTATCCTTGACATAATCTGCTCATGGTTAGCCAGTAAATGGAACAACCCACTGGCTTTCAGTAATTTATCTGCACTTACATCACTACAACCTTTCAGTTTCGAAATAGCTTCTAACGAGCAGGCAAGTTCGCTGGATTCTGTGGAAATATCCACCAATTTGGAAGAATATGATTTCgaatttttatataatttttcaatctcAATAGCGGTATTATCCATATCTTTTTTAGTTACTAATGTTCTTAAATCGCTTATTGAACTCATCCCTGAAGTCACACTAGAAGGACGTCGGCTAGAGAATCGACTAGTAAATTTAGTAAATGGATTAAATCCGCTTTCTTTCTTATTACTGTTACCATTAATATCCGTGTCATTAATACTTGAAACAAGTTCATCCacactattattattttcattcacTGTCGGTAGTCTCtgattttcattatttacaatAGAATAAAATTCAGATAGATGTGGGGCATGATATCGATTGTTTGACGAGTTCTCACGAAGAGAACTATTTGATTTCAGCTCATTGGAAGTTCCAATTTTAGGTTCACTAGCCGACATTTAACTTTaaaatgaaacaaataaacaaaGTTACAATCACGAATGCAAAGAATAATTCAATGTTAATTACAAATCACTcattaacaaaataaaaaaataggttaacaaaacaaaaaaagcACCTTTAACAGATGGAGGAAATGAGTTAATAACCTGTATGGCTCTTAGGTCGATCAGTTATAATCGTAATCTTCAACTAATATAATTAAGAATCTTATTTGAACTTAAATCTATTCTCATTTATATGATATCCTATGAATGATGGTATctgtttcttttaataacaaCCTTTACCCTTATAAGCTTATGctatttgaaatttcaaatcgATACGTATGTAATGATAATAAGGTCAGGttgaaatttgaaattattagaaattgatatataattaattggattcaatataatagaacaataaatttagaGATAAATAGGTGAGCGtagataaataaataacgAGTCTAAGGCCTTACGTTGAATTGAAGGTAGATAATTGGAGAAGGTTTCCTCACTGTTATCCTGATTTCCCccattattgtttttctttggTAATTGCCCATAACGAAAATAAAAACTGGACGGCATGAATAGTTTAAGATTGATTCTCCCTAATACTTCTTTTGTCAAGtgtttttataataatgcTATTCCAAAGGTAGGTCTCACATCATCGTTGTATCATCACTTTAATGGAAGATGTTATTCTATTGAAACGCAGAACAAAGGTACAAAACAAGGGCATAACAAAGTAAAGTTGCCAGTTAGAAAAACCGTTAAACCAATTGACTCAAGAAAGACATTTTTAATGGATtcttataaaaatatgatgGAAAAGAGTTCGGTGGTCCT
The nucleotide sequence above comes from Tetrapisispora phaffii CBS 4417 chromosome 3, complete genome. Encoded proteins:
- the MRPL7 gene encoding mitochondrial 54S ribosomal protein uL5m (similar to Saccharomyces cerevisiae MRPL7 (YDR237W); ancestral locus Anc_8.461), with product MQRLAVNYNLCRGFFTGSALAKSACSIVKPVHHLVKIDKAKLSPRFPELNFNKNDIRSPAFKPVAVCQDRGQEHYLNTLQSDLLLMTYSHGKKKIEGLKRRPWDGTSPYHLNRRTKNPKGSKSQLPDVNPIDWKNIPNIESVVLNCYVSQAKENPLLAISASLQLQQITGVKPIPLYSRTDVPSWKVRKGNHMGAKVELKGRPMTQFLLTLSEIVLPRIREYKGISNTSGNKFGSISFGLTPSDVRFFPEIDSNQDLWPVSFGMHININTSAQTDAQARTLISGFQIPFNGSKNQEF
- the GLE1 gene encoding nucleoporin GLE1 (similar to Saccharomyces cerevisiae GLE1 (YDL207W); ancestral locus Anc_8.460), producing MKFAFDDLLNSSENDDLLDKVVTSENIQESPLSSPNLDYTYINESEEDESIPHLRLPRKQLDNEIMINSLNKVNNMNSFVELRKSEETPSLNPELLQYMKDLDLDSRLPRINVSLHVLVSNNGNLLVNNNQADGSLETVKKIEIDNSKEKAVLSIQHSFTSRLNALVNSNLEQVKDIKKRKKEEEQRIRKEREDRERKIEEERRRKKAEEELKRKEEEERLRLEKEALDKQKKELELKEKARKEEEALKTQQEKLAELKYNQNVGKEITNFKEINKTFLYYKDKIKEIKRDIIEPVKNGDKNFKSILSKHKRKINPKFGQLTNSTQQLKNVYEELTKLVDETKTNQLSYNWILNFICKAIVSQAETEVRVKPASSLALGKLSVLLMIRYEELTELLKARFIKKCPFVIGFSCKIDTEEGRLRMGWKRKEDNKWEEETTYDERMGGMVTLFSVITRLPVSTEFNGITAESRNPIPISESWRFLARICNMDKELLTNSHFIILCSWWEAAGKQFVEHYGKQGEKLLRLVAGNLINSVSASKFIGAARLSILIEEWITTGSIKSFPEMDA
- the FMN1 gene encoding riboflavin kinase (similar to Saccharomyces cerevisiae FMN1 (YDR236C); ancestral locus Anc_8.459), coding for MRAVDVAIPEVPQAPYPIFCSEFNEVINGFGRGSSELGIPTANIDIDKLPSIINDDLSLGVYFGYCQLMENDALNINNNGTETSSNIKFREDGSEVIYNYGAQLNASNGDLEKLPVVLSVGKNPFYNNEQDVDAIQKTVELHILHDFESDFYGALIKFNILGYIRPELNYTSKEQLIDDINTDIEIARSTLLKPTYLKYKDLL
- the TPHA0C01950 gene encoding reticulon family protein (similar to Saccharomyces cerevisiae RTN2 (YDL204W) and RTN1 (YDR233C); ancestral locus Anc_8.454) — its product is MSTEQKKDCCACKCITECDVLTWKNPIETGKLFGASLLAILFIKNVNILTFLSKTLYLVFFTTGSIEFITNLLLGNGNGLVTKYGIQNCPNTVGFIRPYVDEFLKQLPIKQAAMRKLVFAASPKNTLKAGALFWFLHKVFSLISFTNLLIIVDLIAFTLPIVYKSYQTEIDQVVKQIIEILQKNLEVAKKQACEKAKPTLQSLDKKLGPVSKLIKSKLNIDDKKNESESTAASSSAPAAATSGSEFPSVPASQPISEAINAAAEDASKKAEELSN
- the ACK1 gene encoding Ack1p (similar to Saccharomyces cerevisiae YDL203C; ancestral locus Anc_8.452), whose amino-acid sequence is MDYKYENSQYYDNQRYQNHMKEFPPNQQTNEVSPRINKNTKHTPYPIDDSIEVNHRAPVTGTNFPSKPHTYVTPVHTPVEQTFKMNSSQNSDAISNPSYFDANNQLGKPNNRTPVINQPSFNASSNSFASSETSIVTAPDMILSQPQSKPAMMKNPSRIQYERTPSDNEVPPTQTSNLNNTKNNNIKQSRNIDLSSYPPEAIDFYEIYKRTLDDSSNFTNEVQFKWCETLFEYAFKDSFISQYNINAERLTRKLTPEEVIKNQKIMIDHSFKVLSKLISNKYPKAIYLMATLYSHQPYLKIKDKNIIGRDDARAFELYQIAAKFNHSDSFYRAGICCEFERGISTDPSKGITREHMIQKAIGFYEKGALICQNKLCMYKLGMCYLYGLNNNINEVSRQRIIQPDVRLSVNWFEESGNSQSVYELAKIYEFDNLLSPIKKLLIDSNMHKDPSKSLRYYYKCATEFNHSLSQWKLGYCYENGYLNLPVCGEKSIAWYMKSVKTNPNAVAMLSIAGWYLTGCPNVLRPNLVESFTWVLKSCQLSDGKFSKAEFILGSYFEYGIGCKQDMNRAINRYEIASKLGHLRAKEKLRQYGIPV
- the IVY1 gene encoding Ivy1p (similar to Saccharomyces cerevisiae IVY1 (YDR229W); ancestral locus Anc_8.450), with product MSASEPKIGTSNELKSNSSLRENSSNNRYHAPHLSEFYSIVNNENQRLPTVNENNNSVDELVSSINDTDINGNSNKKESGFNPFTKFTSRFSSRRPSSVTSGMSSISDLRTLVTKKDMDNTAIEIEKLYKNSKSYSSKLVDISTESSELACSLEAISKLKGCSDVSADKLLKASGLFHLLANHEQIMSRIINDLLNENILQELTNFKEENKKLTKEFKNNFMELSSSLKLQEKRNAELSKKKIRNILTYRQSLNNLQFQLDQVETLKHHYFQDCYKLVEDTCNNVLKNVASTTRAQVEISENIARKGWSGGGLDNLLSDSNDPFNYESDEEDEEFQQIKNNQETDQHINGEEELPTLKENIVSKIVTAENNGKIAVSPKVTTSDVNENKIVNENPELMSTPHKFICTSDNANSITNENYITSPLKNETKDSDTKSESDQMDNEEHEDVDSNFDNSFSLPIMPPSRNTNPDHIKSLSRQEQNNGITSVEKLLLPGTNILSDMHTEFEKHERKPELENEQDFGNTMEESEYPDFADQSTIHDNS